A window from Entomoplasma freundtii encodes these proteins:
- the rplP gene encoding 50S ribosomal protein L16 yields the protein MLMPKKTKYRKPHRVSYEGKTKGAKKVDFGEYGLMALDGAWIDDHQIEAARVAMTRYMKRDGKVWVRIFPQLSRTKKPAEVRMGSGKGNPESWVAVVKKGTVMFEIAGVSEEIAREALRLAMHKLPIKCKFVKRGELNG from the coding sequence ATGTTAATGCCCAAAAAAACAAAATATCGTAAACCTCACCGCGTTAGTTATGAAGGAAAAACCAAAGGGGCAAAAAAAGTTGATTTTGGTGAATATGGGTTAATGGCTCTTGATGGGGCATGAATTGATGACCATCAAATTGAAGCAGCCCGTGTTGCAATGACGCGTTACATGAAACGTGATGGAAAAGTATGAGTTCGTATTTTCCCACAATTATCACGTACAAAAAAACCTGCTGAAGTACGTATGGGATCTGGAAAAGGGAACCCTGAATCGTGAGTGGCAGTTGTTAAAAAAGGGACAGTTATGTTTGAAATCGCAGGGGTAAGCGAGGAAATCGCTCGTGAAGCTTTGCGTTTAGCAATGCATAAATTGCCTATCAAATGTAAATTTGTGAAAAGAGGTGAGTTAAATGGCTAA
- the rpmC gene encoding 50S ribosomal protein L29, with amino-acid sequence MAKTTMKHMEELRLKPVDELLVTGENFRAELFALKFQAAVGSLEKTHRINELKKEIARIELVLGEKRRAGENVNKTLKGDYQKAVAEAEKTGKAVRKKQLEKLEELQKEQFGGLDEEALAEAMKNGEDEGVNK; translated from the coding sequence ATGGCTAAAACCACAATGAAACATATGGAAGAATTACGTCTTAAACCAGTGGATGAATTACTAGTTACTGGTGAGAACTTCCGTGCCGAACTTTTTGCTTTAAAATTTCAAGCCGCTGTTGGAAGTTTAGAAAAAACTCACCGTATTAACGAATTGAAAAAAGAAATCGCTCGTATTGAGTTAGTCTTAGGAGAAAAACGCCGTGCTGGTGAAAATGTCAATAAGACTCTAAAGGGTGATTACCAAAAAGCGGTTGCTGAAGCTGAAAAAACCGGTAAAGCAGTTCGCAAAAAACAACTTGAAAAACTTGAAGAATTACAAAAAGAACAATTCGGTGGTCTAGATGAAGAAGCGCTTGCAGAAGCGATGAAAAATGGGGAAGATGAAGGAGTCAACAAATAA
- the rpsQ gene encoding 30S ribosomal protein S17, whose translation MMERNKRRVLVGTVVSDKMDKTITVLVETYKNHPIYHKRMKYSKKYKAHDEHEIAKIGDKVEIMETRPLAATKNFRLVKVVEKAVL comes from the coding sequence ATAATGGAAAGAAATAAACGAAGAGTTCTTGTTGGGACTGTAGTCTCAGACAAGATGGATAAAACAATTACCGTTTTAGTTGAAACTTACAAAAACCACCCAATCTACCACAAACGTATGAAATATTCAAAAAAATATAAAGCACATGACGAACACGAAATTGCCAAAATCGGGGACAAAGTAGAAATTATGGAAACCCGTCCATTGGCAGCCACTAAAAACTTCCGTTTAGTGAAAGTTGTAGAAAAAGCTGTGTTATAG
- the rplN gene encoding 50S ribosomal protein L14 — translation MIQNLSVLKVADNSGAKEVRVIRVLGGSKRRSAQIGDIVVASVLAAIPGAPVKKGQVVKVVIVRTNRELRREDGTYIKFSENAGVLVKEDKTPRGTRIFGPIPREIKEAGFTKIASLAPEVL, via the coding sequence ATGATTCAAAATTTATCTGTTTTAAAAGTCGCTGATAACTCAGGGGCAAAAGAAGTTCGTGTCATTCGTGTACTTGGAGGATCGAAACGTAGATCTGCTCAAATTGGTGATATTGTCGTAGCTTCAGTACTTGCAGCTATTCCAGGGGCACCAGTGAAAAAAGGCCAAGTTGTAAAAGTGGTTATTGTTCGCACTAACCGTGAATTACGTCGCGAAGATGGAACTTATATTAAGTTTTCAGAAAACGCCGGAGTTTTAGTCAAAGAAGACAAAACTCCAAGAGGAACTCGTATTTTTGGACCGATTCCTCGTGAAATTAAAGAGGCTGGCTTTACGAAAATTGCTTCGTTAGCGCCAGAAGTATTGTAG
- the rplX gene encoding 50S ribosomal protein L24, whose protein sequence is MAKTKLKKGDLVKVIAGAHKGEQGPITWISKDKKFVSVQGIEILKHVKPSNSEPDGGIKPIPAKMNISNVGMLDPKRKEATTRIGYEIRDGKKIRISRKTNHEFK, encoded by the coding sequence ATGGCAAAGACAAAATTAAAAAAAGGTGACTTAGTCAAAGTTATCGCTGGTGCTCACAAAGGTGAACAAGGACCAATTACTTGAATTTCTAAAGACAAAAAATTTGTCTCAGTGCAAGGAATTGAAATCTTGAAACATGTGAAACCTTCAAATTCGGAACCTGACGGAGGAATTAAACCAATTCCTGCTAAGATGAATATCTCAAACGTCGGAATGCTTGATCCAAAACGTAAAGAAGCAACCACACGAATTGGTTACGAAATCCGTGATGGGAAGAAAATCCGTATTAGTCGTAAAACAAATCACGAGTTCAAATAG
- the rplE gene encoding 50S ribosomal protein L5 has product MKSKLQETYTTTVVPSLMEERGYKSIMQVPKLTKIVINMGIGDASTDSKKLDQAVSELMAITGQKPVTTKAKKSLAVFKLREGMPIGTKVTLRGKKMYDFFDKLVNVGLPRVRDFRGTPRHSFDGFGNYTLGIKEQIIFPEIDYDKVQRLRGMDITIVTNAKTNEEAYALLEKMGMPFNK; this is encoded by the coding sequence ATGAAATCAAAATTACAAGAAACATATACAACTACAGTTGTGCCAAGCTTAATGGAAGAACGTGGTTATAAATCAATTATGCAAGTACCGAAGCTAACAAAAATCGTCATTAACATGGGGATTGGTGATGCTTCTACTGATAGTAAAAAACTAGATCAAGCAGTAAGCGAATTAATGGCTATTACTGGTCAAAAACCAGTGACTACGAAAGCTAAAAAATCACTTGCTGTCTTCAAATTACGTGAAGGAATGCCAATCGGAACAAAAGTTACTTTACGTGGGAAAAAGATGTATGACTTCTTTGATAAATTAGTAAATGTCGGTTTACCACGTGTTCGTGATTTCCGCGGAACTCCACGCCATTCCTTTGATGGTTTTGGAAACTATACTTTAGGAATTAAAGAACAAATCATTTTCCCAGAAATTGATTACGATAAAGTCCAACGCTTAAGAGGAATGGACATTACCATTGTCACTAACGCAAAAACTAATGAAGAAGCTTACGCGTTATTGGAAAAAATGGGAATGCCATTTAATAAATAG
- a CDS encoding type Z 30S ribosomal protein S14: protein MAKKSLKVKQNKHHKFSVRNYTRCMKCGRPHAVLKKFGICRLCFRKYAYEGQIPGIKKASW, encoded by the coding sequence ATGGCAAAAAAATCTTTAAAAGTTAAACAAAATAAACACCACAAATTTAGCGTCCGTAACTACACCCGTTGTATGAAATGCGGCCGTCCGCACGCTGTCTTAAAAAAATTCGGTATTTGCCGTCTATGCTTTAGAAAATATGCATATGAAGGCCAAATTCCTGGTATTAAGAAAGCTTCATGATAG
- the rpsH gene encoding 30S ribosomal protein S8: MTTDVIADMLTRIRNANQRYLKTVEIPGSKMKLEIAKILKEEGFISNYKVTESEAKKKIVIDLKYKNKTRVIQGLKKISKPGLRVYAPANEIPQVLNGLGIAIVSTSKGIMTDKQARQNQVGGEVLAFVW, from the coding sequence ATGACTACTGATGTAATTGCAGATATGCTAACTCGAATTCGAAATGCAAACCAAAGATATTTAAAAACTGTTGAAATCCCTGGAAGCAAAATGAAATTAGAGATTGCTAAAATCTTAAAAGAAGAAGGATTCATTTCAAACTACAAAGTTACTGAAAGTGAAGCCAAGAAAAAAATTGTGATTGATCTAAAATATAAAAACAAAACTCGTGTTATCCAAGGATTAAAGAAAATTTCAAAACCTGGCTTAAGAGTTTACGCTCCAGCCAACGAAATTCCTCAAGTTTTAAATGGCTTAGGAATCGCAATCGTTTCAACTTCAAAGGGAATCATGACTGACAAACAAGCTCGTCAAAACCAAGTTGGTGGCGAAGTGCTTGCCTTTGTTTGATAG
- the rplF gene encoding 50S ribosomal protein L6: protein MSRIGNRLLSIPEGVEVTLEPNNTVIVKGPKGELSQKFSPLITIEIDQESRTVKTLRANEIKHTKQLHGTTNSLIAGMLEGVSKGFEKNLQIVGVGYKANLNGKKLGLSLGFSHPVECEIPEGLTVEVPKPTNIIIRGINKQLVGEFAANIRAYRKPEPYKGKGIKYADEKIIRKEGKAAGK, encoded by the coding sequence ATGTCACGTATCGGAAATCGTCTTTTATCAATTCCTGAAGGGGTTGAAGTTACACTAGAACCAAATAACACTGTTATTGTTAAAGGTCCAAAGGGAGAATTGAGCCAAAAATTCTCACCTTTAATTACTATTGAAATAGATCAAGAATCACGCACTGTCAAAACTCTACGTGCTAACGAAATCAAACATACCAAACAATTACATGGAACTACCAATTCATTAATTGCTGGAATGCTTGAAGGAGTTTCAAAAGGTTTTGAAAAAAACTTACAAATCGTTGGGGTTGGTTACAAAGCTAACTTAAACGGGAAAAAACTTGGTTTGAGTTTAGGTTTCTCTCATCCGGTGGAATGTGAAATTCCGGAAGGATTAACAGTTGAGGTACCAAAACCAACCAACATTATTATTCGTGGAATTAACAAACAACTAGTTGGTGAATTTGCGGCAAACATTCGTGCTTACCGAAAACCAGAACCATATAAAGGTAAAGGAATCAAATACGCTGACGAAAAAATTATTCGTAAGGAAGGAAAAGCAGCCGGTAAATAG
- the rplR gene encoding 50S ribosomal protein L18 → MKFAKQEARKRRHYRVRTKISGTSSRPRLNVFKSNTNFYAQIIDDTTGRTLVSASSMKMDLPSKSNIKAAESVGAEVAKKALAANITEVVFDRGGYQYHGKVKAFADAARAAGLKF, encoded by the coding sequence ATGAAATTTGCAAAACAAGAAGCGCGTAAACGTCGCCATTACCGTGTGCGTACTAAGATTTCAGGAACTTCAAGCCGTCCACGCTTGAATGTCTTTAAATCAAATACCAACTTTTACGCCCAAATAATTGATGACACCACTGGTCGTACACTAGTAAGCGCTTCATCAATGAAGATGGATCTTCCATCAAAATCAAATATTAAAGCTGCTGAAAGCGTAGGGGCTGAAGTAGCTAAAAAAGCTTTAGCAGCAAACATCACTGAAGTTGTCTTTGACCGTGGGGGATACCAATACCATGGTAAAGTAAAAGCTTTCGCTGATGCAGCCAGAGCAGCGGGATTAAAATTCTAG
- the rpsE gene encoding 30S ribosomal protein S5, with protein MSEEKNINVNAGQVSRNPNAQTQSRPNTNNFNRDRARRPGTGTGAGTGNFGQFQGPQSGSGPTSGDRRRPGGQGQGPRGRGGRGPRGFNDRPKDDFEEKVVTIRRVTKVTKGGRHFRFAAVVVVGNKKGQVGLGTGKANEVPDAIKKAVKEAKKNLIRVPMRGTTVPHEILGTYGAGKVLIKPAKEGAGLIAGGPVRAVVELAGIGDIYTKSLGSHAPINMIRAALDGLSRMQTYATTQELRFGKVKNNEVKTEEAVAKPKEVATAAANNAVTK; from the coding sequence ATGAGTGAAGAAAAAAACATTAATGTTAATGCGGGCCAAGTAAGTCGCAATCCCAATGCCCAAACACAATCACGTCCAAACACTAATAACTTTAACCGTGATCGTGCGCGTCGTCCAGGGACTGGTACTGGCGCTGGTACTGGTAACTTTGGTCAATTCCAAGGTCCTCAATCAGGATCGGGTCCAACTTCAGGAGACCGTCGTCGTCCTGGTGGACAAGGCCAAGGGCCAAGAGGCCGTGGTGGACGTGGTCCTCGTGGTTTCAATGATCGTCCTAAAGATGATTTTGAAGAAAAAGTAGTTACTATCCGTCGTGTAACTAAAGTTACTAAAGGAGGACGCCATTTCCGTTTTGCTGCGGTTGTCGTTGTCGGTAACAAAAAAGGCCAAGTTGGTTTAGGAACTGGAAAAGCAAATGAAGTTCCTGATGCAATTAAAAAAGCAGTCAAAGAAGCTAAAAAGAACTTAATTCGTGTGCCAATGCGCGGAACTACTGTTCCTCACGAAATTTTAGGAACCTACGGAGCAGGTAAGGTTTTAATCAAACCTGCTAAAGAAGGGGCTGGATTAATCGCTGGAGGGCCAGTTCGTGCTGTTGTCGAACTAGCTGGTATTGGAGATATTTATACTAAATCATTAGGATCACATGCTCCAATTAACATGATTCGTGCTGCTTTAGATGGTTTGTCAAGAATGCAAACTTATGCTACAACCCAAGAACTTCGTTTTGGGAAAGTAAAGAATAACGAAGTAAAAACTGAAGAAGCGGTTGCTAAACCAAAAGAAGTCGCAACTGCTGCTGCTAATAATGCGGTTACAAAATAG
- the rplO gene encoding 50S ribosomal protein L15, translating into MKLHELKYTPGSQTKPTRVGRGMASGKGKTATRGHKGQNSRSGGGVRPGFEGGQTPLFRRLPKIGFTSPNQKEYVLINLEQIDKLGLTEVNHETLLAKRVIKNDKQLVKVLGKGTLNHKVNVKVNKISQSAQKAIEALGGIVEVI; encoded by the coding sequence ATGAAATTACATGAGTTAAAATATACACCTGGTAGTCAAACAAAACCAACCCGTGTTGGCCGTGGAATGGCTTCAGGAAAAGGAAAAACCGCAACGCGTGGTCATAAAGGACAAAATTCGCGTTCTGGTGGAGGAGTACGTCCAGGCTTTGAAGGAGGGCAAACACCATTGTTCCGCCGTCTACCAAAGATTGGGTTCACCTCGCCAAATCAAAAAGAATATGTTTTAATTAATTTAGAACAAATTGACAAACTTGGTTTAACAGAAGTGAACCACGAAACCTTACTTGCCAAAAGAGTCATTAAAAATGACAAACAACTTGTAAAAGTTTTGGGTAAAGGTACGCTAAACCACAAAGTTAATGTCAAAGTTAATAAAATCTCTCAATCAGCCCAAAAAGCGATTGAAGCATTGGGAGGAATAGTCGAGGTGATTTAG
- the secY gene encoding preprotein translocase subunit SecY yields MVWGGKGVHEGVKPSRAANHAKKQDQPQKGRLFSIKKTSQKTNDFQKPNFFVKNKDLLLRIIFTILILVLIRAGMYLTVPGIHISKDYEEKISDIQFFQLLATLGGGSIGKFSILALGVSPYITASIIVQLLSTDVIPVLTRWTRSGERGRRKLDKLTKILMIPFAIMQGEATVFTLISQGLITPKWEGGLQAENGIGPAAFYYILIPVIMLAGSFFMLWLADQITVRGVGNGVSIIIFLGIISTMPTNFKATFQFWVAKSGEQANIFFDGLLKFIIYVVVFFLIIFVVVLMNEAERKIPIQQTGAGLVDSRDHTPYLPLKINNAGVIPVIFASAIISTPVTIAQIVAATNPSSGFVRFTQVYLSFDTWWGIGLYSVLTILFTFLYAQVQINPEKVAENFQKSGTFIPGIKPGKETEKFLVGTINRLSIIGALFLAIIAVLPYIISKLTSLPSNLAIGGTGLIIVISVALQTLQQIKGRLVQQNLIEKKRENFVEESQNQQSHIW; encoded by the coding sequence ATGGTATGAGGAGGAAAAGGAGTACATGAAGGGGTTAAACCTTCACGTGCCGCAAACCACGCAAAAAAACAAGATCAGCCCCAAAAAGGTCGCTTGTTTTCCATCAAAAAAACTTCGCAAAAAACAAATGATTTTCAAAAGCCTAATTTTTTTGTGAAAAACAAAGATTTGCTTTTGCGAATCATTTTTACTATTTTAATCCTTGTTTTGATTCGAGCTGGAATGTATTTAACAGTTCCGGGAATCCATATTTCTAAGGATTACGAAGAAAAAATTTCGGATATCCAATTCTTCCAATTACTCGCTACTTTAGGGGGAGGAAGCATTGGAAAATTCTCAATCCTTGCTTTAGGAGTCTCACCCTACATTACGGCTTCGATTATTGTTCAGTTATTATCGACTGATGTAATTCCAGTGTTAACTCGGTGAACCAGATCGGGAGAGCGGGGACGACGTAAACTAGATAAATTGACAAAAATCCTGATGATTCCCTTTGCCATTATGCAAGGAGAAGCAACTGTCTTTACATTAATTTCCCAAGGACTAATTACTCCAAAATGAGAAGGAGGGCTCCAAGCGGAAAATGGTATTGGACCAGCCGCTTTCTACTACATTTTGATTCCGGTAATCATGCTAGCTGGAAGTTTCTTCATGCTATGATTGGCAGACCAAATTACCGTCCGTGGGGTTGGTAACGGGGTTTCAATTATCATTTTCTTAGGAATTATTAGCACAATGCCAACCAATTTTAAGGCCACTTTCCAATTTTGGGTTGCCAAATCTGGGGAACAAGCAAACATCTTTTTTGATGGTCTCTTGAAATTTATCATTTATGTGGTTGTTTTCTTCTTAATCATCTTCGTCGTTGTTCTGATGAACGAAGCGGAACGGAAAATTCCTATTCAACAAACTGGAGCTGGTTTAGTGGATAGTCGCGATCATACGCCATATCTTCCTTTGAAGATTAATAATGCCGGAGTAATTCCAGTTATCTTTGCCTCGGCCATTATTTCTACTCCAGTGACAATTGCCCAAATTGTGGCAGCAACAAATCCAAGTTCTGGTTTTGTTCGCTTTACTCAAGTATATTTATCATTTGACACTTGGTGAGGAATTGGTTTATATTCAGTCTTGACAATTCTCTTTACATTCTTGTATGCGCAAGTGCAAATCAACCCAGAAAAAGTTGCTGAAAACTTCCAAAAATCAGGAACATTTATTCCCGGAATTAAACCTGGGAAGGAAACTGAAAAATTCTTGGTAGGAACAATTAACCGATTATCGATTATTGGAGCCCTTTTCTTGGCTATTATTGCGGTGTTGCCATACATCATTTCGAAATTGACAAGTTTACCGTCAAACTTAGCGATTGGAGGAACAGGACTAATTATTGTTATTTCTGTCGCCCTCCAAACCCTTCAACAAATTAAAGGGCGTTTAGTCCAACAAAATTTAATTGAGAAAAAGCGAGAAAATTTTGTTGAAGAAAGCCAAAACCAACAAAGTCATATTTGATAA
- a CDS encoding glycoside hydrolase family 32 protein, whose protein sequence is MKEQHDWITRGDLSLFYKLHQEDKGNWYTNKFHLTSYAGALYDPNGLIYYKGWYYIFFQNCPFSDERLIPSWGLYMTTDFIHYDYQGLTITPSCQYDKDGAYSGHAFIEAGQLYFYYSGLVQLQEELETTFVMKAQLNLKKQTTRKTMLFGQDLSVYSGYFHDPMIFEKNGGHYMLNGAQSKHKKGLISLYGAEDRKLMVWHSVHPLEWPNLSHLEPLRVEAPGYIKDNGNDNEYLYFSTVAKTKGLEGRKTWYQKGKFNKIMEFESHGPLKLFDKGLDFYAPQFFQNCPNQNITLGWLGNPASKISKTLPNNWLSQLSLPREVTWVNGVMYQQPANQLKKLRVKTLSWGKKITYPNGLIEIKVDQIEKDDFFLKIHNSKHEALQVTYQKGLLEINRTDMTLKDAFNLPPLQKIAIDKINNLRLLVDRSCLEIFINDGEHSVSVLFYVLNHTTIETDLTGGEAYQLKGFSLQEENTLFLNSLNH, encoded by the coding sequence ATGAAAGAACAACACGACTGAATCACACGTGGAGATTTATCGCTATTTTATAAATTACATCAAGAAGATAAAGGCAATTGGTATACCAATAAATTTCACTTAACAAGTTACGCCGGTGCTCTCTATGACCCCAACGGTTTGATTTACTATAAGGGTTGATACTATATTTTTTTCCAAAACTGTCCTTTTAGTGATGAGCGCCTAATTCCTTCTTGAGGTTTATATATGACCACTGACTTTATCCATTATGATTATCAAGGTTTGACGATAACGCCTTCATGTCAATATGACAAAGATGGGGCTTATTCTGGTCATGCCTTCATTGAAGCTGGCCAACTATATTTTTACTATTCTGGCTTAGTGCAACTTCAAGAGGAATTAGAAACTACTTTTGTTATGAAAGCTCAACTAAACTTAAAGAAACAAACCACAAGAAAAACTATGCTTTTTGGACAAGACTTAAGTGTTTACTCTGGTTATTTTCATGACCCAATGATTTTTGAAAAAAATGGGGGCCATTACATGTTGAATGGTGCCCAATCAAAGCATAAAAAAGGCTTAATTAGCCTCTATGGAGCCGAAGACCGTAAACTAATGGTTTGACACTCCGTTCACCCCTTAGAATGGCCTAATTTAAGCCATTTAGAGCCCTTAAGAGTAGAAGCGCCTGGATATATCAAAGATAACGGGAATGATAATGAATATTTGTATTTTAGTACGGTTGCTAAAACTAAGGGTCTAGAAGGAAGAAAAACTTGGTATCAAAAAGGAAAATTTAATAAAATAATGGAGTTTGAGAGTCATGGACCTTTAAAACTTTTTGATAAAGGTCTCGATTTCTATGCTCCCCAATTTTTCCAAAACTGTCCTAACCAAAACATTACCCTTGGTTGACTCGGAAACCCAGCTTCCAAAATCAGCAAGACCTTGCCTAATAATTGGTTAAGCCAATTATCATTACCCCGTGAAGTGACGTGAGTGAATGGTGTCATGTACCAACAACCGGCGAACCAACTCAAAAAATTACGTGTCAAAACTTTATCATGAGGTAAAAAAATTACTTATCCTAATGGCTTAATCGAAATAAAAGTTGACCAAATTGAAAAGGATGATTTCTTTCTAAAAATCCACAATAGTAAACATGAAGCTCTTCAGGTAACTTATCAAAAAGGCCTTTTAGAAATTAATCGTACCGACATGACTCTTAAAGATGCCTTTAATTTGCCCCCGCTTCAAAAAATTGCTATCGACAAAATCAATAATCTTCGACTTTTGGTTGATCGTTCTTGTCTCGAAATTTTTATTAATGATGGGGAACATTCGGTATCCGTTCTTTTTTATGTTTTGAATCATACCACGATTGAAACGGACCTTACTGGTGGAGAAGCTTACCAATTGAAAGGTTTTAGTTTGCAAGAAGAGAATACGTTATTTTTAAATTCTTTAAATCATTAA
- a CDS encoding HAD family hydrolase, with the protein MYKQNAIIFSDLDGTLLADDHCPSPETIAGIQSLYEEGYYLVPITARSTNDILNLAKKLKIDQHGGIIAGNNGAQIFDFKTQSWIRRDYIPSEVVEKIFRDNYGHHKAKVNFFGDDTVYVFNKGDNSYYWAEVANMKYVIANSPEKIISPIAHLTIVLKKGTSLEDSRAFVTKLYKDFDGKATIHQYTDRVIEIMPLNVNKGHAAKMIMNHLAVESKKTKSYAFGDGYNDLSLLTAVDVGVAMQNATLELLDIADDVTEFNNDKNGVWHYIETKILKKKEI; encoded by the coding sequence ATGTATAAACAAAATGCAATTATCTTTTCAGATTTAGATGGTACCTTGTTGGCTGATGACCATTGCCCTTCTCCAGAAACTATTGCCGGAATTCAAAGCCTCTATGAAGAAGGTTACTATTTAGTTCCCATCACTGCTCGATCGACTAATGATATTTTAAATTTAGCAAAAAAATTAAAAATTGACCAACACGGAGGTATTATTGCCGGAAATAATGGCGCACAAATTTTTGACTTTAAAACCCAAAGCTGAATTCGTCGCGATTATATTCCTAGTGAAGTGGTTGAAAAAATTTTCAGGGACAACTATGGTCATCATAAAGCAAAAGTTAATTTCTTTGGTGACGATACCGTTTATGTTTTTAATAAAGGTGATAATTCTTATTATTGAGCGGAAGTGGCCAATATGAAATATGTGATTGCCAACAGCCCTGAAAAAATCATTTCACCCATTGCCCATTTAACTATTGTTTTAAAAAAAGGAACTAGTTTGGAAGACTCACGAGCTTTTGTTACCAAACTCTACAAGGATTTTGATGGCAAGGCAACGATTCACCAATATACTGATCGCGTAATAGAAATCATGCCCTTAAATGTCAATAAAGGTCATGCAGCGAAAATGATTATGAACCATTTGGCAGTCGAAAGTAAAAAAACTAAGTCATATGCCTTTGGTGACGGTTATAATGATTTATCATTATTAACAGCAGTCGATGTTGGGGTTGCGATGCAAAATGCTACTTTAGAATTATTAGATATTGCCGATGATGTGACAGAATTTAATAATGATAAAAATGGTGTTTGGCATTATATAGAAACAAAAATTTTAAAAAAGAAGGAGATTTAA
- the trxA gene encoding thioredoxin produces the protein MSKVNLITSEAALKELIANNKKVLIDFKADWCGPCKMFHPILEDFATKSSGITIAQIDVDKNPELASKYNVMSIPSLRLLENGHLVKESSGFMPLAQLEDWVK, from the coding sequence ATGTCAAAAGTAAACCTAATTACTTCAGAAGCAGCTTTAAAAGAGTTAATTGCTAATAATAAAAAGGTTTTAATCGATTTTAAAGCTGATTGATGTGGTCCTTGCAAAATGTTCCACCCTATTCTTGAAGATTTTGCTACAAAAAGTTCAGGAATCACAATTGCCCAAATTGATGTGGACAAAAACCCTGAGTTAGCAAGCAAATATAACGTAATGTCAATTCCATCACTACGTTTATTGGAAAATGGCCACTTAGTTAAAGAAAGTTCAGGATTTATGCCTCTTGCTCAATTAGAAGACTGAGTAAAATAA
- a CDS encoding HAD family hydrolase, with protein sequence MIKLIATDIDGTIFHRGKINPTVIQALKEAQDQGLKITLATGRNARSIQKILDQMGMGLNYSDIPIIGQNGAEVFTIQPNGDMKEEYNHFFTKEETDLLFKLANKHHVQIFSYAYNDKLSYVNKKWHPFVWALSHNSKRKPLKYDFVHPLKSPISKLIVSGSRRQMQKFREEVSNYNYPIFAFSYVQDARQNIEIVPKGVNKSEGLKFLAKKFNLQPEEVAYFGDGENDLEAIKWAGLGFAMGNAHDHIKKAADKVAPSVQENGVAVEINRLLEAQKNTPTK encoded by the coding sequence ATGATTAAACTGATTGCCACTGATATTGACGGAACTATTTTTCACCGGGGAAAAATCAACCCCACGGTGATCCAAGCGCTCAAGGAAGCACAAGACCAAGGTCTTAAAATTACCTTGGCAACTGGTCGAAACGCTCGATCAATCCAAAAAATTTTAGACCAAATGGGAATGGGACTTAACTATTCTGATATTCCGATTATTGGTCAAAATGGTGCCGAGGTTTTCACCATTCAACCCAATGGAGATATGAAAGAAGAATATAACCATTTTTTCACCAAAGAAGAAACTGATTTACTTTTTAAACTAGCGAATAAACATCACGTGCAAATTTTTAGCTACGCTTACAATGACAAACTATCTTATGTAAATAAGAAATGACATCCCTTTGTTTGGGCTTTAAGTCATAACTCAAAACGAAAACCATTAAAATACGATTTTGTCCATCCTTTAAAATCACCAATTTCCAAATTAATCGTGAGTGGCTCTCGTCGACAAATGCAAAAATTCCGGGAAGAGGTAAGTAATTATAATTATCCTATTTTTGCCTTTTCTTATGTTCAAGATGCGCGACAAAACATTGAAATTGTTCCCAAAGGGGTTAATAAAAGTGAAGGATTAAAATTCTTAGCCAAAAAATTCAACTTACAGCCAGAAGAAGTAGCTTATTTTGGTGATGGTGAAAACGATTTGGAAGCTATCAAGTGAGCAGGGCTAGGTTTTGCCATGGGTAATGCTCATGACCATATCAAAAAAGCAGCTGATAAAGTCGCTCCTTCAGTGCAAGAAAATGGTGTGGCGGTTGAAATCAATCGTCTCCTAGAAGCCCAAAAAAACACCCCAACAAAATAA